A part of Homoserinibacter sp. YIM 151385 genomic DNA contains:
- the ddaH gene encoding dimethylargininase, whose amino-acid sequence MTLTQPAAGIPVRTATARTVLMCRPEHFTVSYRINPWMHPEAPTDTSLALRQWEVLYRTYLDLGFDVHLVDPIAGLPDMVYAANGGYVLDGVAYGARFQFDERGPEGPAYMDWFRADGFEVREPVSTNEGEGDFLLVGETIYAGTGFRSDAASHDELRRIYGREVVTLKLVDPSFYHLDTAFAVLDSRGGPDSVAYLPKAFDDASRAILEERFPQAIHVNDEDAAVLGLNSFSDGRNVVIAARAVDFERQLRERGFTPIGVDLSELLLGGGGVKCCTLELRR is encoded by the coding sequence GTGACGCTTACGCAGCCCGCAGCCGGCATCCCCGTCCGCACCGCGACCGCCCGCACCGTGCTCATGTGCCGGCCCGAGCACTTCACGGTCTCGTACCGGATCAACCCGTGGATGCATCCCGAGGCCCCCACCGACACCTCGCTCGCGCTGCGCCAGTGGGAGGTCCTGTACCGCACCTACCTCGATCTCGGCTTCGACGTGCACCTCGTCGACCCGATCGCCGGCCTCCCCGACATGGTCTACGCGGCGAACGGCGGGTACGTGCTCGACGGCGTCGCCTACGGGGCGCGCTTCCAGTTCGACGAGCGCGGCCCCGAGGGCCCCGCCTACATGGACTGGTTCCGCGCGGACGGCTTCGAGGTCCGCGAGCCCGTCTCCACGAACGAGGGCGAGGGCGACTTCCTGCTCGTCGGCGAAACCATCTACGCGGGCACCGGCTTCCGCTCCGACGCCGCGAGCCACGACGAGCTGCGCCGCATCTACGGCCGCGAGGTCGTGACGCTCAAGCTCGTCGACCCGAGCTTCTACCACCTCGACACCGCCTTCGCGGTGCTCGACTCCCGCGGCGGCCCCGACAGCGTGGCCTACCTGCCGAAGGCCTTCGACGACGCCTCCCGCGCGATCCTCGAGGAGCGCTTCCCGCAGGCGATCCACGTGAACGACGAGGATGCCGCCGTCCTCGGCCTCAACTCCTTCAGCGACGGGCGCAACGTCGTCATCGCCGCCCGTGCCGTCGACTTCGAGCGGCAGCTGCGCGAGCGCGGCTTCACCCCGATCGGCGTCGACCTCTCCGAGCTGCTGCTCGGCGGCGGCGGCGTGAAGTGCTGCACGCTGGAGCTGCGGCGATGA
- a CDS encoding Lrp/AsnC family transcriptional regulator, with protein MDNLDHGILDLLRQNARAGYGDIGDRIGLSASAVKRRVDRLVADGVIRGFTIQVDPAVEGLATEAYVELFCRGTVAPDDLKRILSGVPEVVDACTITGDADAIVRIRSRDIPSLEDALERVRIAPSVDHTRSAIVLSRLIQRRSE; from the coding sequence ATGGACAACCTCGACCACGGCATCCTCGACCTCCTCCGACAGAACGCTCGAGCCGGCTACGGGGACATCGGCGACCGCATCGGCCTCAGCGCCTCCGCCGTCAAGCGACGCGTCGACCGGCTCGTCGCCGACGGGGTCATCCGCGGCTTCACGATCCAGGTCGACCCGGCGGTCGAGGGCCTCGCGACGGAAGCCTACGTCGAGCTGTTCTGCCGTGGAACCGTCGCGCCCGACGACCTCAAGCGGATCCTGTCCGGGGTGCCCGAGGTGGTCGACGCCTGCACCATCACGGGCGACGCGGACGCGATCGTCCGCATCCGCTCGCGCGACATCCCCTCGCTCGAGGACGCGCTCGAGCGCGTGCGCATCGCGCCGAGCGTCGACCACACGCGCTCGGCGATCGTGCTGTCGCGGCTCATCCAGCGCCGCTCCGAGTAG
- a CDS encoding GntR family transcriptional regulator, producing MDGIRIDPGSPNAASQLREQLLARIRDGALAGGTRLPSVRALAAELGLAPGTVARSYRELEQAGAVETRGRGGTIVAWSTDAAERRLEEAAQAYAQQARDAGVAPEHAAELVRAALEGSA from the coding sequence GTGGACGGCATCCGCATCGACCCCGGCTCCCCGAACGCCGCATCACAGCTGCGCGAGCAGCTGCTCGCGCGCATCCGCGACGGTGCGCTCGCGGGCGGCACCCGCCTCCCCTCGGTCCGCGCCCTCGCGGCCGAGCTCGGCCTCGCCCCGGGCACCGTCGCGCGGAGCTACCGCGAGCTCGAGCAGGCGGGTGCGGTCGAGACGCGCGGCCGCGGCGGCACGATCGTCGCCTGGTCGACGGATGCGGCCGAGCGCCGGCTCGAGGAGGCCGCCCAGGCCTACGCGCAGCAGGCGCGGGATGCGGGGGTCGCCCCCGAGCACGCCGCCGAGCTCGTGCGCGCCGCCCTGGAGGGGAGCGCCTGA
- a CDS encoding bifunctional proline dehydrogenase/L-glutamate gamma-semialdehyde dehydrogenase, with product MSSPATEEQEPEGSAPENPENPAPETPAAPATQPAAGLPDAREVIELVRRWLARSRDLPVDPGATRLAGVLKDPDGLDFTLGFVDRVVRPEDLGVAARNLEELARRTPRFLPWYLRAAIALGGAFARILPWLVIPISRRVLRGMVEHLVIDATPAKLDTTLAALRADGRRLNINLLGEAVLGDGEADRRLAGTIDLLGRDDVDYVSVKVSAVASQLSMWGFDETVDRVVQRLLPLYGAAARARTRTFINLDMEEYRDLDLTIAVFTRLLEKPGLEDFEAGIVLQAYLPDSLQALQQLTAWARSRRAAGGAAIKVRIVKGANLAMERVDAAVHGWPLATWGSKLETDAHYKRVLAWLLTPERTDAVRVGIAGHNLFDLAFAWLLAQRRGVESRVEFEMLLGMATAQAEAVRQDVGGLLLYTPVVHPHEFDAAISYLVRRLEENASEENFMSGVFDLTSDEAIFRREAERFAASLDALDARVPAPNRTQDRLSPGVPSAPADFENEPDTDPALAANRAWGRGILERARESRIGIETIERAAVGDAAALGERVRAARAAGVRWGARPASERAEQLDRVGEVLEAFRGRLVEVMAAETGKTIAEADVEVSEAVDFARWYAARARELDAIEGARHVPDALTVVTPPWNFPVAIPAGNVLSALAAGSAVILKPAGQARRCGAVLAEAIWEAGIDRETLTLVQLGERELGQELITAPEVDRVLLVGGSETAELFSGWRPQLPVLGETSGKNAIVITPSADLDLAVADLVKSAFGHAGQKCSAASLAILVGSVGRSERFRRQLVDAVSSIRVGSPFEADTLMGPVIEEPQGKLRRGLTTLGEGESWLVEPRQLGEDPRLWSPGVRDGVRAGSEFHLTEYFGPVLGIMTAPTLEAAIALQNGTDFGLTAGIHSLDPHEVAVWLRSVEAGNLYVNRGTTGAIVRRQSFGGWKRSAVGAGAKAGGPNTLLVLGGWEPEWEAPGGALGNLRLDGLDEDVAGLIAAAQPALDYEAFARVRQGALSDAAAWESEFSVSRDSAALGVERNVFRYRPAEVVVRLGEGGELGELVRVLAAGVLSGARLQVTSAVPLPSGLLPYLSGPAPLLRGASLATESDAAFLARVPAERPERIRLVGGDAAAVREALAGSIDTAVWAGPVTPAGRLELLPFLREQAVSVTAHRFGNPDPRMAALAV from the coding sequence ATGTCGTCCCCCGCGACCGAGGAGCAGGAGCCCGAGGGCAGCGCTCCCGAGAACCCCGAGAACCCCGCCCCCGAGACGCCCGCCGCGCCCGCCACGCAGCCCGCCGCCGGCCTCCCCGACGCGCGCGAGGTGATCGAGCTCGTGCGCCGCTGGCTGGCGCGCAGCCGCGACCTCCCCGTCGACCCGGGCGCGACGCGGCTCGCGGGGGTCCTCAAGGACCCCGACGGCCTCGACTTCACGCTCGGCTTCGTCGACCGCGTCGTGCGTCCGGAGGACCTCGGCGTCGCCGCGCGCAACCTCGAGGAGCTGGCCCGCCGCACCCCCCGCTTCCTGCCCTGGTACCTGCGCGCGGCGATCGCGCTCGGCGGCGCGTTCGCGCGCATCCTGCCATGGCTCGTCATCCCGATCTCGCGGCGCGTGCTCCGCGGCATGGTGGAGCACCTCGTCATCGACGCGACCCCCGCGAAGCTCGACACGACCCTCGCCGCCCTCCGCGCCGACGGCCGCCGGCTCAACATCAACCTCCTCGGCGAGGCCGTCCTCGGCGACGGCGAGGCCGACCGCCGCCTCGCCGGCACGATCGACCTGCTCGGCCGGGACGACGTGGACTACGTGTCCGTCAAGGTCTCGGCCGTCGCCTCCCAGCTCAGCATGTGGGGCTTCGACGAGACCGTCGACCGCGTCGTGCAGCGCCTGCTCCCGCTCTACGGCGCCGCCGCCCGGGCGCGCACCCGCACCTTCATCAACCTCGACATGGAGGAGTACCGCGACCTCGACCTCACGATCGCGGTCTTCACGCGCCTGCTCGAGAAGCCCGGGCTCGAGGACTTCGAGGCCGGCATCGTCCTGCAGGCCTACCTCCCCGACTCCCTCCAGGCGCTGCAGCAGCTCACCGCCTGGGCGCGCTCCCGGCGCGCGGCCGGCGGCGCCGCGATCAAGGTCCGCATCGTGAAGGGCGCGAACCTCGCGATGGAGCGGGTGGATGCGGCCGTGCACGGCTGGCCGCTCGCGACCTGGGGCTCGAAGCTCGAGACCGACGCGCACTACAAGCGCGTGCTCGCCTGGCTGCTCACCCCCGAGCGCACCGACGCCGTGCGGGTCGGGATCGCGGGCCACAACCTCTTCGACCTCGCCTTCGCGTGGCTGCTCGCGCAGCGTCGCGGGGTGGAGTCCCGGGTCGAGTTCGAGATGCTCCTCGGCATGGCGACCGCGCAGGCGGAGGCGGTGCGCCAGGACGTCGGCGGGCTCCTCCTCTACACGCCCGTCGTGCACCCGCACGAGTTCGACGCCGCGATCAGCTACCTCGTCCGCCGCCTCGAGGAGAACGCGAGCGAGGAGAACTTCATGTCGGGGGTCTTCGACCTCACGAGCGACGAGGCGATCTTCCGGCGGGAGGCGGAGCGCTTCGCGGCCTCCCTCGACGCCCTCGACGCCCGCGTGCCCGCCCCGAACCGCACGCAGGATCGCCTCTCGCCCGGCGTTCCGTCGGCCCCCGCCGACTTCGAGAACGAGCCGGACACCGATCCGGCGCTCGCGGCCAACCGGGCCTGGGGACGCGGCATCCTCGAGCGTGCCCGGGAGTCGCGCATCGGGATCGAGACGATCGAGCGGGCGGCCGTGGGGGATGCGGCGGCGCTCGGCGAGCGGGTGCGCGCCGCCCGCGCGGCCGGCGTCCGCTGGGGCGCCCGCCCCGCCTCCGAGCGCGCGGAGCAGCTCGACCGCGTCGGCGAGGTGCTCGAGGCCTTCCGCGGCCGTCTCGTCGAGGTCATGGCCGCCGAGACCGGCAAGACCATCGCCGAGGCCGACGTCGAGGTGAGCGAGGCCGTCGACTTCGCCCGCTGGTATGCCGCCCGCGCCCGCGAGCTCGACGCGATCGAGGGCGCCCGGCACGTGCCGGACGCGCTCACCGTCGTGACGCCCCCCTGGAACTTCCCGGTCGCGATCCCCGCCGGCAACGTGCTCTCGGCGCTCGCCGCGGGCTCCGCCGTCATCCTCAAGCCGGCCGGCCAGGCGCGACGCTGCGGGGCCGTCCTCGCGGAGGCGATCTGGGAGGCCGGCATCGACCGCGAGACCCTCACCCTCGTGCAGCTCGGCGAGCGCGAGCTCGGCCAGGAGCTCATCACCGCGCCCGAGGTCGACCGCGTGCTCCTCGTCGGCGGGTCCGAGACGGCGGAGCTGTTCTCCGGCTGGCGCCCGCAGCTGCCGGTGCTCGGCGAGACGAGCGGCAAGAACGCGATCGTCATCACCCCGAGCGCCGACCTCGATCTCGCGGTCGCCGACCTCGTCAAGAGCGCCTTCGGCCACGCCGGCCAGAAGTGCTCGGCGGCGTCGCTCGCGATCCTCGTCGGCTCGGTCGGCCGCAGCGAGCGCTTCCGGCGCCAGCTCGTGGATGCCGTCTCCAGCATCCGGGTCGGGTCGCCCTTCGAGGCGGACACCCTCATGGGCCCCGTCATCGAGGAGCCCCAGGGCAAGCTCCGCCGCGGCCTCACGACGCTCGGCGAGGGCGAGTCGTGGCTCGTCGAGCCGCGGCAGCTCGGCGAGGATCCGCGCCTGTGGAGCCCCGGCGTGCGCGACGGCGTGCGGGCGGGCAGCGAGTTCCACCTCACGGAGTACTTCGGGCCGGTGCTCGGCATCATGACCGCCCCGACGCTGGAGGCGGCGATCGCCCTCCAGAACGGCACCGACTTCGGGCTGACGGCCGGCATCCACTCGCTCGACCCGCACGAGGTCGCCGTCTGGCTCCGCTCGGTCGAGGCCGGCAACCTCTACGTCAACCGCGGCACGACGGGCGCGATCGTGCGCCGGCAGTCCTTCGGCGGCTGGAAGCGCTCCGCCGTCGGCGCGGGCGCGAAGGCGGGCGGCCCGAACACGCTGCTCGTGCTGGGCGGCTGGGAGCCCGAGTGGGAGGCGCCGGGCGGCGCGCTCGGCAACCTGCGGCTCGACGGGCTGGACGAGGATGTCGCCGGGCTCATCGCGGCCGCGCAGCCGGCCCTCGACTACGAGGCCTTCGCGCGGGTCCGCCAGGGCGCGCTGAGCGACGCGGCCGCCTGGGAGTCCGAGTTCTCGGTCTCGCGCGACAGCGCCGCGCTGGGCGTCGAGCGGAACGTGTTCCGCTACCGGCCGGCGGAGGTCGTGGTGCGGCTCGGCGAGGGCGGCGAGCTGGGCGAGCTCGTGCGCGTGCTCGCGGCGGGCGTCCTCTCGGGGGCGCGTCTGCAGGTCACGAGCGCGGTGCCGCTGCCGAGCGGGCTGCTGCCGTACCTCTCGGGGCCGGCGCCGCTGCTGCGCGGCGCCTCCCTCGCGACCGAGTCGGACGCCGCCTTCCTCGCGCGCGTGCCGGCGGAGCGCCCGGAGCGCATCCGTCTCGTCGGCGGGGATGCGGCGGCGGTCCGCGAGGCGCTCGCGGGCTCGATCGACACGGCGGTCTGGGCGGGGCCGGTGACGCCGGCGGGACGACTCGAGCTGCTGCCGTTCCTCCGCGAGCAGGCCGTGTCGGTCACGGCGCACCGCTTCGGGAACCCCGACCCGCGGATGGCGGCCCTCGCCGTCTGA
- a CDS encoding LysR family transcriptional regulator — MLDLRRLRLLRELARLGTIAAVAEHLAFSPSSVSQQLAQLEREAGTRLLQKSGRRVRLTAEGELVVAHAERLLDQMERLETELAGVRDAVAGTVRLAVFQSAALGIVPRALTLLSSRHPQLRVEVTQHEPETALAAVWAREFDLVIAEEYPHHAAPRLAELDREPLVGDAIRLGAPAGIDSLEAAARLPWVMEPRGTASRHWAEQTCRVAGFEPDVRFETADLQAHIRLIEAGHAVALLPDLVWAGRAPSVHLVELAGAPRRTVFTSARRAGRDSAAIRAVRGILADAVEASRRAPVRDALLG; from the coding sequence GTGCTCGACCTGCGGAGGCTGCGCCTGCTCCGCGAGCTCGCGCGCCTCGGGACGATCGCGGCCGTCGCCGAGCACCTCGCGTTCAGCCCCTCCTCCGTCTCCCAGCAGCTCGCCCAGCTCGAGCGCGAGGCGGGCACGCGGCTGCTGCAGAAGTCGGGGCGGCGGGTCCGCCTCACCGCCGAGGGCGAGCTCGTCGTCGCGCACGCCGAGCGGCTCCTCGATCAGATGGAGCGACTCGAGACAGAGCTCGCGGGCGTGCGGGATGCGGTGGCCGGCACCGTGCGCCTCGCCGTCTTCCAGTCGGCGGCGCTCGGCATCGTCCCCCGAGCGCTCACCCTGCTCAGCTCCCGGCATCCCCAGCTCCGCGTCGAGGTCACGCAGCACGAGCCCGAGACGGCGCTCGCCGCGGTGTGGGCCCGCGAGTTCGATCTCGTCATCGCCGAGGAGTACCCGCACCACGCGGCGCCGCGGCTCGCCGAGCTCGACCGCGAGCCGCTCGTCGGCGACGCGATCCGACTCGGCGCGCCCGCCGGGATCGACTCGCTCGAGGCGGCGGCGCGCCTGCCGTGGGTGATGGAGCCGCGCGGCACCGCCTCCCGCCACTGGGCGGAGCAGACCTGCCGGGTCGCCGGCTTCGAGCCCGACGTCCGCTTCGAGACCGCCGACCTGCAGGCCCACATCCGGCTCATCGAGGCCGGCCACGCGGTCGCGCTGCTGCCCGACCTCGTCTGGGCGGGGCGAGCGCCGAGCGTGCACCTCGTCGAGCTGGCGGGCGCTCCGCGGCGGACCGTCTTCACCTCGGCGCGGCGGGCGGGCCGGGACTCGGCCGCGATCCGGGCCGTGCGCGGGATCCTCGCGGACGCGGTGGAGGCGTCGCGGCGCGCACCGGTCAGGGACGCGCTCCTCGGCTGA
- a CDS encoding MarR family winged helix-turn-helix transcriptional regulator, which yields MVDATGIGPEEWTSWRSFLSMQGQLARALDRQLQRDSDISHADFSVLVTIWNAENRQLRVGELASLLAWEKSRVSHQVTRMETRGLLERSDCADDARATWIGLTFEGRRTILHAIRGHAADVRRLYLDLLTPEELEVMERASRRVLDTLDPAVCELLDAPD from the coding sequence ATGGTCGACGCGACAGGCATCGGGCCCGAGGAATGGACCTCGTGGCGCAGCTTCCTGTCGATGCAGGGCCAGCTCGCGCGCGCACTCGACCGTCAGCTGCAGCGCGACTCGGACATCTCGCACGCCGACTTCAGCGTGCTCGTCACCATCTGGAACGCCGAGAACCGGCAGCTGCGGGTCGGCGAGCTCGCCTCGCTCCTCGCCTGGGAGAAGAGCCGCGTGTCGCACCAGGTCACCCGCATGGAGACGCGGGGGCTGCTCGAGCGCAGCGACTGCGCCGACGACGCGCGCGCCACCTGGATCGGGCTCACCTTCGAGGGCCGGCGCACCATCCTGCACGCCATCCGCGGGCACGCGGCCGATGTGCGGCGCCTCTACCTCGACCTCCTGACCCCCGAGGAGCTGGAGGTCATGGAACGGGCCTCGCGCCGGGTCCTCGACACGCTCGACCCGGCGGTGTGCGAGCTGCTCGACGCCCCCGACTGA
- a CDS encoding amino acid ABC transporter ATP-binding protein, with the protein MSRTPEPAAVPGAAPRLTVAGLRKSFGSNEVLRGVDLELERGRVLVLIGPSGSGKTTVLRSLNALEVPDAGVVAIDGEAIDFGAPASARVRAEQRARLRDASGMVFQHYNLFPHRTVLQNVTEGPVVVQRRPREEAEREALALLERVGLAEKRDAFPFELSGGQQQRVGIVRALALKPRLLLFDEPTSALDPEIVGDVLAIMSELAREGWTMVVVTHEIGFAREVADEVLFLDGGVIVERGAPAELLSAPREPRTRAFLERLLH; encoded by the coding sequence ATGTCGCGCACGCCTGAGCCCGCCGCGGTGCCCGGGGCGGCGCCTCGGCTGACGGTCGCCGGCCTCCGGAAGTCCTTCGGGTCGAACGAGGTGCTCAGGGGCGTCGACCTGGAGCTCGAGCGCGGCCGGGTCCTCGTGCTGATCGGACCGTCCGGCTCGGGCAAGACGACCGTGCTGCGCTCCCTCAACGCGCTCGAGGTGCCGGATGCGGGCGTCGTCGCGATCGACGGCGAGGCGATCGACTTCGGGGCGCCGGCGTCGGCCCGGGTCCGCGCCGAGCAGCGCGCGCGGCTGCGCGACGCCTCCGGCATGGTGTTCCAGCACTACAACCTCTTCCCGCATCGGACCGTCCTGCAGAACGTGACCGAGGGGCCGGTCGTCGTCCAGCGGCGGCCGCGCGAGGAGGCGGAGCGGGAGGCGCTCGCGCTCCTCGAGCGCGTCGGCCTCGCCGAGAAGCGGGATGCCTTCCCCTTCGAGCTCTCGGGCGGCCAGCAGCAGCGGGTCGGCATCGTGCGGGCGCTCGCGCTCAAGCCGCGCCTGCTGCTCTTCGACGAGCCGACCTCCGCCCTCGACCCGGAGATCGTCGGCGACGTGCTCGCGATCATGTCGGAGCTCGCGCGGGAAGGGTGGACCATGGTCGTCGTCACCCACGAGATCGGCTTCGCGCGCGAGGTCGCCGATGAGGTGCTCTTCCTCGACGGCGGGGTCATCGTCGAGCGCGGGGCGCCCGCCGAGCTGCTCTCGGCGCCGCGCGAGCCGAGGACCCGCGCGTTCCTCGAGCGACTGCTGCACTAG
- a CDS encoding amino acid ABC transporter permease — MDWQLVWDSLGPIALAGVLGTIPLSLASFAVGMVLALLLALARMSPILPLSLASRFVISLVRGTPLLLQLFIVFYGLPLIGLKLEPWPSAILALSINVGAYAAEVVRASILSVPAGQWEAGYTVGMSRALTLRRIIIPQAARVSVPPLSNTFISLVKDTSLASLILVNELFAEARKIAAFSQEFLVLYATAGLVYWVICLVLSTAQVRLEKRLDRYVAHA; from the coding sequence ATGGACTGGCAGCTCGTCTGGGACTCGCTCGGGCCGATCGCCCTCGCCGGCGTCCTCGGCACGATCCCGCTGAGCCTCGCCTCCTTCGCGGTCGGCATGGTCCTCGCGCTGCTCCTCGCGCTGGCGCGGATGTCGCCGATCCTGCCGCTGTCGCTGGCATCCCGCTTCGTCATCTCGCTCGTGCGCGGCACGCCCCTGCTGCTGCAGCTCTTCATCGTCTTCTACGGGCTGCCGCTCATCGGGCTGAAGCTCGAGCCCTGGCCGAGCGCGATCCTGGCGCTGTCGATCAACGTGGGGGCGTACGCGGCGGAGGTCGTGCGCGCCTCGATCCTGTCGGTGCCGGCCGGGCAGTGGGAGGCCGGGTACACGGTCGGGATGTCGCGGGCGCTGACCCTGCGGCGGATCATCATCCCGCAGGCGGCGCGCGTGTCGGTGCCGCCGCTGTCGAACACCTTCATCAGCCTCGTGAAGGACACCTCGCTCGCATCCCTCATCCTCGTGAACGAGTTGTTCGCCGAGGCGAGGAAGATCGCCGCCTTCAGTCAGGAGTTCCTCGTGCTCTACGCGACGGCGGGCCTCGTCTACTGGGTGATCTGCCTGGTGCTGTCGACCGCGCAGGTGCGCCTCGAGAAGCGATTGGACCGCTATGTCGCGCACGCCTGA
- a CDS encoding amino acid ABC transporter substrate-binding protein, whose protein sequence is MSLSARLRPVVIAAAAASALALAGCAGGGSGSEGSANGTGGLTLEQVQDAGKLVVATEGTYRPFSFHEGGAGDLTGYDVEVIEAVAEKLEVEVEFQETQWDAIFAGLDAGRFDLIANQVSINPEREAKYVFSEPYTVSPGVLVVPDDSDIAGFEDLEGRSSAQSLTSNWYEVAEGYGAKVEAVEGWAQAVELLRAGRVDATVNDELTFLDSEKNGDAEGIRIVAETDDPSLSAFALREGSDDLAAAIDEALAELRADGTLAEISEKYFGADVTE, encoded by the coding sequence ATGAGCCTCAGCGCCCGCCTCCGCCCCGTCGTCATCGCCGCCGCCGCGGCCTCCGCCCTCGCCCTCGCCGGCTGCGCCGGCGGCGGCTCGGGATCCGAGGGCAGCGCGAACGGCACGGGCGGGCTGACGCTCGAGCAGGTGCAGGACGCCGGCAAGCTCGTCGTCGCGACCGAGGGCACCTACCGTCCCTTCAGCTTCCACGAGGGCGGCGCGGGCGACCTCACCGGCTACGACGTCGAGGTCATCGAGGCCGTCGCCGAGAAGCTGGAGGTCGAGGTCGAGTTCCAGGAGACGCAGTGGGATGCGATCTTCGCCGGCCTCGACGCGGGCCGCTTCGACCTCATCGCGAACCAGGTCTCCATCAATCCGGAGCGAGAGGCGAAGTACGTCTTCAGCGAGCCGTACACGGTCTCGCCCGGTGTGCTCGTGGTGCCCGACGACTCCGACATCGCGGGGTTCGAGGACCTCGAGGGCCGCAGCTCGGCGCAGTCGCTGACGAGCAACTGGTACGAGGTCGCCGAGGGCTACGGCGCGAAGGTGGAGGCCGTGGAGGGCTGGGCGCAGGCGGTCGAGCTCCTGCGCGCGGGCCGCGTCGACGCGACCGTCAACGACGAGCTCACCTTCCTCGACTCGGAGAAGAACGGCGACGCGGAGGGCATCCGCATCGTCGCCGAGACCGACGACCCCTCGCTCAGCGCCTTCGCGCTCCGCGAGGGCAGCGACGACCTGGCCGCCGCGATCGACGAGGCGCTCGCCGAGCTCCGCGCCGACGGCACCCTCGCCGAGATCAGCGAGAAGTACTTCGGCGCCGACGTCACCGAGTAG
- a CDS encoding phytoene desaturase family protein, with translation MSPSPRRPSRSRYDAVIVGGGHNGLGAAAYLAQAGRSVLVLERLGHTGGAAVSAEAFAGTGARLSRYSYLVSMLPERVIRDLGLDIRLVRRRYSSYTPVPGGEGGLLVDHGDPAATAESFWSVGAGADVAAWQQFGESTGRLARALFPSTTEPLATRSEARRLLGDDRIWEELVEQPIGATIERTFQSDLVRGVALTDALIGTFAPNVDDSLAASRCFMYHVIGGGTGDWDVPVGGMGAVSGALWRAAVDAGAEIVVDAEVTAIDPDGEVAVRLGDDDADDVRIGAGHVLANVAPAELARLLGEEPDPAAARPEGAQVKVNLLLSRLPRLREDVDPAAAFGGTFHINETWTQLGAAHDAASAGRIPNPLPAEIYCHSLSDPSILPPELAASGAQTLTVFGLHVPDRLALAAPDQDAFRLRLQREVLASLDSVLGEPVEPLLRKDAEGRLCIETKTTRDLEEALRMPGGNIFHGPLSWPFVEDDADLGTPARQWGVATAHERVLLCGSGARRGGAVSALGGHNAAMALLQAG, from the coding sequence ATGAGCCCGAGCCCGCGACGTCCGAGCCGCAGCCGCTACGACGCGGTCATCGTCGGGGGCGGCCACAACGGCCTCGGGGCGGCGGCCTACCTCGCGCAGGCGGGGCGCAGCGTGCTCGTGCTCGAGCGCCTGGGGCACACCGGCGGCGCGGCCGTCAGCGCCGAGGCCTTCGCCGGCACCGGGGCGCGGCTCTCGCGGTACTCCTACCTGGTCTCGATGCTGCCCGAGCGGGTGATCCGGGATCTCGGTCTCGACATCCGCCTGGTCCGGCGGCGCTACTCGTCCTACACGCCCGTGCCGGGCGGCGAGGGCGGCCTGCTCGTCGACCACGGCGACCCGGCGGCGACCGCCGAGTCCTTCTGGTCGGTGGGCGCGGGCGCCGACGTCGCCGCGTGGCAGCAGTTCGGCGAGAGCACGGGGCGGCTCGCCCGCGCCCTGTTCCCGAGCACCACGGAGCCGCTCGCGACCCGCTCGGAGGCGCGCCGCCTCCTCGGCGACGACCGCATCTGGGAGGAGCTCGTCGAGCAGCCGATCGGCGCGACCATCGAGCGCACCTTCCAGAGCGACCTCGTGCGCGGCGTGGCCCTCACCGACGCGCTCATCGGCACCTTCGCGCCGAACGTCGACGACTCGCTCGCGGCGAGCCGCTGCTTCATGTACCACGTGATCGGCGGCGGGACGGGCGACTGGGATGTGCCGGTCGGCGGCATGGGCGCGGTCAGCGGCGCCCTCTGGCGCGCGGCCGTCGACGCGGGCGCCGAGATCGTCGTGGATGCGGAGGTCACCGCGATCGACCCGGACGGGGAGGTCGCGGTCCGGCTCGGCGACGACGACGCCGACGACGTGCGGATCGGCGCGGGGCACGTGCTCGCGAACGTCGCCCCCGCGGAGCTCGCGCGGCTGCTCGGCGAGGAGCCGGACCCGGCTGCGGCGCGGCCGGAGGGCGCCCAGGTGAAGGTCAACCTGCTGCTCTCGCGCCTCCCCCGCCTCCGCGAGGACGTCGACCCGGCCGCGGCCTTCGGCGGCACCTTCCACATCAACGAGACCTGGACCCAGCTGGGCGCCGCGCACGACGCCGCGAGCGCGGGCCGCATCCCGAACCCGCTGCCGGCCGAGATCTACTGCCACTCGCTGAGCGACCCGTCGATCCTGCCGCCCGAGCTGGCCGCCTCGGGGGCGCAGACGCTCACCGTCTTCGGCCTGCACGTGCCCGACCGGCTCGCGCTCGCCGCCCCCGATCAGGACGCGTTCCGGCTGCGGCTGCAGCGCGAGGTGCTCGCCTCCCTCGACTCGGTGCTCGGCGAGCCCGTCGAGCCGCTGCTGCGCAAGGACGCGGAGGGTCGCCTCTGCATCGAGACGAAGACGACCCGCGACCTCGAGGAGGCGCTGCGGATGCCGGGCGGGAACATCTTCCACGGGCCGCTCTCGTGGCCGTTCGTCGAGGACGACGCGGATCTCGGCACCCCGGCGCGCCAGTGGGGCGTCGCGACCGCGCACGAGCGGGTGCTGCTCTGCGGCTCGGGCGCCCGCCGCGGCGGCGCCGTCAGCGCCCTCGGCGGCCACAACGCGGCGATGGCGCTCCTCCAGGCGGGCTGA